From the Paludibacterium paludis genome, one window contains:
- a CDS encoding flagellin, protein MAIVVNTNIASLNAQRNLSTSSSSLSTSLQRLSSGLRVNSAKDDAAGLAISQTLTSAVRGNNQGIRNANDGISVAQTAEGAMGQVGNNLQRIREIAVQAANGSVSDTNRSQLQKEVDQLTQEISRIVQTTNFNGTKLLTSGQSITFQVGASGTADNQVVASGVELSGLKAYNQGLSAVATVNVMTSGSASAALSDMDSDISKVSDNRAQLGALQNRFEAVVANMQNYVENLTASNSRIMDTDFASETANLTRNQILQQAGTSILGQANQLPQAALNLLRG, encoded by the coding sequence ATGGCTATCGTCGTCAATACCAATATCGCGTCGCTGAACGCACAGCGCAACCTGTCGACGTCCTCCTCCTCCCTGTCCACCTCGCTGCAACGCCTGTCGTCGGGCCTGCGGGTGAACAGCGCCAAGGACGATGCGGCGGGTCTTGCGATTTCCCAGACCCTGACCTCCGCGGTGCGCGGTAACAACCAGGGTATCCGCAACGCCAACGACGGTATCTCCGTCGCCCAGACGGCCGAAGGCGCGATGGGCCAGGTCGGCAACAACCTGCAGCGTATCCGCGAAATCGCGGTACAGGCGGCCAACGGTTCGGTGAGCGACACCAACCGCTCGCAGCTGCAAAAGGAAGTGGACCAGCTGACGCAGGAAATCTCGCGGATCGTGCAGACCACCAACTTCAACGGCACCAAGCTGTTGACCAGCGGCCAGTCGATCACCTTCCAGGTGGGTGCCTCGGGCACGGCGGACAACCAGGTGGTCGCCAGCGGCGTGGAACTGTCCGGTCTGAAAGCCTATAACCAGGGTCTGTCGGCGGTGGCGACGGTCAATGTGATGACCTCCGGTTCGGCGTCGGCGGCGCTGAGCGACATGGACTCGGATATCAGCAAGGTGTCGGACAACCGCGCTCAGCTGGGTGCGCTGCAAAACCGCTTCGAGGCGGTGGTGGCGAACATGCAGAACTACGTGGAAAACCTGACGGCGTCGAACAGCCGGATCATGGACACGGACTTCGCGTCGGAAACGGCGAACCTGACGCGTAACCAGATTCTGCAACAGGCCGGCACGTCGATTCTGGGTCAGGCCAACCAGTTGCCGCAAGCGGCGCTGAACCTGTTGCGCGGCTGA
- a CDS encoding flagellin, which translates to MAIVVNTNIASLNAQRNLSTSSSSLSTSLQRLSSGLRVNSAKDDAAGLAISQTLTSAVRGNNQGIRNANDGISVAQTAEGALGQVGNNLQRIREIAVQAANGSVSNTNRSQLQKEVDQLTQEISRIVQTTNFNGTKLLTSGQSITFQVGASGTADNQVVASGVEMSGLKAFKTNLTAVVTVDVTTSAAASAALSDMDTDISSVSDTRAKLGALQNRFEAVVANMQNYVENLTASNSRIMDTDFASETANLTRNQILQQAGTSILGQANQLPQAALNLLRG; encoded by the coding sequence ATGGCAATCGTCGTCAATACCAATATCGCGTCGCTGAACGCACAGCGCAACCTGTCGACGTCCTCCTCCTCTCTGTCCACCTCGCTGCAACGCCTGTCGTCGGGCCTGCGGGTGAACAGCGCCAAGGATGATGCGGCGGGTCTTGCGATTTCCCAGACCCTGACCTCCGCGGTGCGCGGTAACAACCAGGGTATCCGCAACGCCAACGACGGTATCTCCGTCGCCCAGACGGCCGAAGGCGCGCTGGGTCAGGTCGGCAACAACCTGCAGCGTATCCGCGAAATCGCGGTGCAGGCGGCCAACGGCTCGGTGAGCAACACCAACCGTTCGCAGCTGCAAAAGGAAGTGGACCAGCTGACGCAGGAAATCTCGCGGATCGTGCAGACCACCAACTTCAACGGCACCAAGCTGTTGACCAGTGGCCAGTCGATCACCTTCCAGGTGGGCGCATCCGGCACGGCGGACAACCAGGTGGTCGCCAGCGGTGTGGAAATGTCCGGTCTGAAAGCCTTCAAGACGAACCTCACGGCTGTGGTGACTGTCGACGTGACCACGTCGGCGGCCGCGTCGGCGGCGCTGAGCGATATGGATACGGACATCAGTTCGGTGTCTGACACTCGCGCGAAGCTGGGTGCGCTGCAAAACCGCTTCGAAGCGGTGGTGGCGAACATGCAGAACTACGTGGAAAACCTGACGGCGTCGAACAGCCGGATCATGGACACGGACTTCGCGTCGGAAACGGCGAACCTGACGCGGAACCAGATTCTGCAACAGGCCGGTACGTCGATCCTGGGCCAGGCCAACCAGCTGCCGCAAGCGGCATTGAATCTGCTGCGCGGTTAA
- a CDS encoding flagellin, with the protein MAIVVNTNIASLNAQRNLSTSSSSLSTSLQRLSSGLRVNSAKDDAAGLAISQTLTSAIRGNNQGIRNANDGISVAQTAEGALGQVGNNLQRIREIAVQASNGSVSDTNRSQLQKEVDQLTQEISRIVQTTNFNGTKLLTSGQSITFQVGASGATDNQVVASGVEMSGLNAYAASLSGVTTIDVTTSSSASAALSKMDTDIGTVSNTRAQLGALQNRFEAVVANMQNYVENLTSSNSRIMDTDFASETANLTRNQILQQAGTSILGQANQLPQAALNLLKG; encoded by the coding sequence ATGGCCATCGTCGTCAACACCAATATCGCGTCGCTGAACGCACAGCGCAACCTGTCGACGTCGTCGTCTTCGCTGTCCACCTCGCTGCAGCGCCTGTCGTCGGGCCTGCGGGTGAACAGCGCCAAGGACGATGCGGCCGGGCTCGCGATTTCCCAGACCCTGACGTCCGCGATCCGCGGTAACAACCAGGGTATCCGCAACGCCAACGACGGCATTTCCGTCGCCCAGACGGCCGAAGGCGCGCTGGGTCAGGTGGGCAACAACCTGCAGCGTATCCGCGAAATCGCGGTGCAGGCGTCGAACGGCTCGGTGAGCGACACCAACCGTTCGCAGCTGCAGAAGGAAGTGGACCAGCTGACGCAGGAAATCTCGCGGATCGTGCAGACCACGAACTTCAACGGCACCAAGCTGTTGACCAGCGGTCAGTCGATCACCTTCCAGGTGGGCGCGTCCGGCGCCACGGACAACCAGGTTGTGGCGAGCGGTGTGGAGATGTCGGGTCTGAACGCGTACGCGGCGAGCCTCTCCGGTGTGACGACGATCGACGTGACCACGTCGAGCTCGGCATCGGCGGCGCTAAGCAAGATGGATACGGATATCGGCACGGTATCGAACACCCGGGCTCAGCTGGGTGCGCTGCAGAACCGCTTCGAGGCGGTGGTGGCGAACATGCAGAACTATGTGGAAAACCTGACCTCGTCGAACAGCCGGATCATGGACACGGACTTCGCGTCGGAAACGGCGAACCTGACGCGGAACCAGATTCTGCAACAGGCCGGTACGTCGATCCTGGGCCAGGCCAACCAGCTGCCGCAAGCGGCGCTGAATCTGCTCAAGGGTTGA
- a CDS encoding flagellin codes for MAIVVNTNIASLNAQRNLSTSSSSLSTSLQRLSSGLRVNSAKDDAAGLAISQTLTSAIRGNNQGIRNANDGISVAQTAEGALGQVGNNLQRIREIAVQASNGSVSDTNRSQLQKEVDQLTQEISRIVQTTNFNGTKLLTSGQSITFQVGASGATDNQVVASGVEMSGLNAYAASLSGVTTIDVTTSSSASAALSKMDTDIGTVSNTRAQLGALQNRFEAVVANMQNYVENLTSSNSRIMDTDFASETANLTRNQILQQAGTSILGQANQLPQAALNLLRG; via the coding sequence ATGGCAATCGTCGTTAATACCAACATTGCGTCATTGAACGCACAGCGCAACCTGTCGACGTCGTCGTCTTCGCTGTCCACCTCGCTGCAGCGCCTGTCGTCGGGCCTGCGGGTGAACAGCGCCAAGGACGATGCGGCCGGGCTCGCGATTTCCCAGACCCTGACGTCCGCTATCCGCGGTAACAACCAGGGTATCCGCAACGCCAACGACGGCATTTCCGTCGCCCAGACGGCCGAAGGCGCGCTGGGTCAGGTGGGCAACAACCTGCAGCGTATCCGCGAAATCGCGGTGCAGGCGTCGAACGGCTCGGTGAGCGACACCAACCGTTCACAGCTGCAGAAGGAAGTGGACCAGCTGACGCAGGAAATCTCGCGGATCGTGCAGACCACGAACTTCAACGGCACCAAGCTGTTGACCAGCGGTCAGTCGATCACCTTCCAGGTGGGCGCGTCCGGCGCCACGGACAACCAGGTTGTGGCGAGCGGTGTGGAGATGTCGGGTCTGAACGCGTACGCGGCGAGCCTCTCCGGTGTGACGACGATCGACGTGACCACGTCGAGCTCGGCATCGGCGGCGCTAAGCAAGATGGATACGGATATCGGCACGGTATCGAACACCCGGGCTCAGCTGGGTGCGCTGCAGAACCGCTTCGAGGCGGTGGTGGCGAACATGCAGAACTATGTGGAAAACCTGACCTCGTCGAACAGCCGGATCATGGACACGGACTTCGCGTCGGAAACGGCGAACCTGACGCGGAACCAGATTCTGCAACAGGCCGGTACGTCGATCCTGGGCCAGGCCAACCAGCTGCCGCAAGCGGCGCTGAATCTGCTCAGAGGTTAA
- a CDS encoding flagellin: MAIVVNTNIASLNAQRNLSTSTSSLGLSLQRLSSGLRVNSAKDDAAGLAISQTLQSAIRGNTQGIRNANDGISVAQTAEGALGQIGNNLQRIREIAVQAANGSVSDTNRSQLQKEVDQLTQEISRIVQTTNFNGTKLLTSAQSITFQIGASGSSDNQVIASGVEMSGLNAYAASLSAVVTIDVTTSSSASAVMAKMDTDIGSVANQRAQLGALQNRFEAVVANMQNYVENLTASNSRIMDTDFASETANLTRNQILQQAGTSILGQANQLPQAALNLLKG, encoded by the coding sequence ATGGCTATCGTTGTCAATACCAATATCGCCTCGCTGAATGCCCAGAGAAACCTGTCGACATCGACGAGTTCTCTTGGCCTGTCACTGCAGCGTTTGTCGTCGGGATTGCGGGTGAACAGCGCCAAGGACGATGCGGCGGGGCTTGCGATTTCCCAGACCCTGCAGTCGGCGATCAGGGGAAATACGCAGGGCATTCGCAACGCGAACGATGGCATCTCCGTCGCGCAAACGGCGGAAGGCGCGCTGGGCCAGATCGGCAACAACCTGCAGCGTATCCGCGAAATCGCGGTGCAGGCGGCCAACGGCTCGGTGAGCGACACCAACCGTTCGCAGTTGCAGAAGGAAGTGGATCAGCTGACGCAGGAAATCTCGCGGATTGTGCAGACCACGAACTTCAACGGCACCAAGCTGTTGACGAGCGCCCAGTCGATCACCTTCCAGATCGGCGCGTCCGGTTCCTCGGACAACCAGGTGATCGCCAGCGGCGTGGAAATGTCGGGCCTGAATGCTTATGCTGCAAGTCTGTCGGCAGTGGTAACCATCGACGTGACGACATCCAGTTCGGCGTCGGCGGTGATGGCCAAGATGGACACCGATATCGGTTCGGTCGCCAACCAGCGCGCGCAGTTGGGCGCTCTGCAGAACCGCTTCGAGGCGGTGGTGGCGAACATGCAGAACTACGTGGAGAACCTGACCGCGTCGAACAGCCGGATCATGGATACGGACTTCGCCTCGGAAACGGCGAACCTGACGCGGAACCAGATTTTGCAACAGGCCGGTACCTCGATACTTGGCCAGGCAAACCAGTTGCCCCAAGCGGCGCTCAACTTGCTGAAGGGGTGA
- a CDS encoding flagellar protein FlaG, whose protein sequence is MQVSTLVNPVLPQAAQRLSVDSDPAAAQTDAKPVVTQSPVAVTAPSSSPRSENEANAQKQQNDASRSPVDEKSLNKSIEKLNNSAKMFNAELEFSVDSTSGRQVVKVIDKSTQTVIRQIPSEEAINMSEALDKLSRPSAGQSSPDESKSAAALETFKGLLVSDKA, encoded by the coding sequence ATGCAAGTGTCAACTCTCGTCAATCCTGTGCTGCCCCAGGCGGCCCAGCGCTTGTCCGTGGATTCCGATCCCGCGGCGGCCCAGACCGACGCCAAGCCGGTGGTGACACAGTCCCCTGTCGCCGTCACGGCCCCGTCTTCCTCGCCCAGGAGCGAGAACGAAGCGAATGCGCAGAAGCAGCAGAATGATGCCTCCCGATCACCTGTGGATGAAAAGAGCCTGAACAAGTCGATTGAGAAACTGAACAATTCGGCGAAAATGTTCAACGCCGAACTCGAATTCAGTGTCGACAGCACGAGCGGGCGCCAGGTCGTCAAGGTCATCGACAAATCCACCCAGACGGTTATCCGACAGATTCCTTCGGAAGAAGCGATCAACATGTCCGAAGCGCTCGACAAGCTTTCCCGTCCTTCGGCCGGTCAGTCCTCGCCGGACGAGAGCAAGTCCGCGGCGGCGCTCGAAACCTTCAAGGGGCTTCTGGTCTCGGACAAGGCATGA
- the fliS gene encoding flagellar export chaperone FliS: protein MNNRLALQQFSKAYENDALEVAVYGASPVGLIVLLYEGAIKALNQAKVFIGQNRFQEKAAMISRAQDILEGLRVALDHEKGKQVTRNLEDLYQYSKYRLGIANLNNDVNILDEIANLLGILLPAWQELDRRPKTPDAAASPAAKAGL from the coding sequence ATGAACAATCGCCTGGCCCTGCAGCAGTTCAGCAAAGCTTATGAGAACGATGCCCTGGAGGTCGCCGTATACGGCGCAAGCCCGGTCGGTCTGATCGTTCTGTTGTACGAGGGTGCGATCAAGGCCTTGAATCAGGCCAAGGTGTTCATCGGGCAAAACCGCTTTCAGGAAAAGGCGGCGATGATCAGCCGAGCCCAGGATATTCTCGAAGGGCTGCGCGTCGCCCTTGATCACGAAAAAGGCAAGCAGGTCACCCGTAATCTCGAAGATCTCTACCAGTACTCCAAGTATCGTCTCGGCATTGCCAACCTCAATAACGACGTCAATATCCTCGACGAGATCGCGAATCTGCTGGGTATTCTTCTTCCCGCCTGGCAAGAGCTGGATCGCCGTCCGAAAACCCCGGACGCGGCGGCGAGTCCCGCCGCCAAGGCAGGCTTATGA
- a CDS encoding flagellar protein FliT, with amino-acid sequence MTDLELRELATRFAALTDALLAQAEAGGWDALSPLVDERDEALDRLIAEAGDRLLDRLPDLRPVFMALLDKNQRIDALVGRRQETLAVELAPARQQRRLNDMYRS; translated from the coding sequence ATGACCGACCTTGAGCTCCGCGAGCTGGCGACCCGGTTCGCCGCGCTGACGGACGCGCTTCTTGCACAGGCCGAGGCAGGGGGCTGGGACGCCCTGTCCCCACTTGTCGACGAGCGGGATGAGGCGCTGGATCGCCTGATTGCCGAAGCCGGCGATCGTCTGCTCGACCGCTTGCCGGATCTTCGCCCGGTTTTCATGGCGCTGCTGGACAAGAACCAGCGTATCGACGCTCTGGTTGGCCGCCGCCAGGAAACGCTGGCTGTTGAACTGGCTCCCGCCAGGCAGCAGCGGCGCCTGAACGACATGTATCGCTCCTGA
- a CDS encoding DUF2802 domain-containing protein, protein MSAFTLLASNLILLGIIAGVVLYFRRRLKSLEEDNDPVVTLYIEQLQQQISHLQRDMQVLGEKIEQRSPGTPAVAMPPAATPYNQAIELIRQGCSASEVASRCGISRGEAELIISLYRNSSTS, encoded by the coding sequence ATGTCCGCCTTTACCCTGTTGGCCAGCAATCTGATCTTGTTGGGCATTATCGCCGGGGTTGTTCTGTATTTCCGCCGCCGCCTGAAGTCGCTTGAAGAAGACAATGATCCGGTCGTGACCCTGTATATCGAGCAGTTACAGCAGCAGATCAGTCATCTGCAACGGGATATGCAGGTTCTTGGCGAAAAAATCGAACAGCGTTCCCCCGGTACGCCGGCGGTCGCGATGCCGCCTGCCGCCACGCCGTATAACCAGGCGATCGAATTGATACGACAAGGTTGCAGTGCCAGCGAAGTCGCCAGCCGGTGCGGCATTTCGCGAGGAGAAGCCGAGTTGATCATTTCACTGTACAGGAACAGTTCGACATCATGA
- a CDS encoding flagellar hook-length control protein FliK: MIGPINLPSTLDTQPISPIRLLTEGGKLLIEVASSPEKLPSLILGEQVTGRIAERLGNDQLAVLIKNGLFTLNLPKGTPVSGDTLSLRVASLKPELTFVLNDTAQEGASKDSSVEVSLSRTSRYLTDLLRVGDKAERPAKALNLDASQDSPPHLAQAMRKDVQKSGLFYESHLKAWNEGRMPLEDLRQEPQATLTKALADPRHPAGAEARAELGKLVQQQLMTQETQQLPLQGLAWPGQPVSVLIEQDKTDDREGGHGNPEDQAWTTSLSLSLPAMGGLDARLRLVGGSVQVTFLTDSERAGELIREHGRRLEEGLELAGIQLATLVVKHEAPQS; this comes from the coding sequence ATGATCGGCCCGATTAATCTTCCCTCGACGCTGGATACCCAGCCGATTTCTCCCATTCGTCTTTTGACGGAGGGCGGAAAACTCCTCATTGAAGTCGCCTCCTCGCCCGAGAAGCTGCCTTCCCTGATTCTTGGGGAGCAGGTCACGGGAAGGATCGCCGAGCGTCTTGGCAATGACCAATTGGCGGTCCTGATCAAGAACGGTCTTTTTACGCTGAACCTGCCCAAAGGAACGCCCGTTTCGGGTGACACGCTCAGTTTGCGTGTGGCCAGCCTGAAACCCGAGCTGACGTTTGTGCTCAATGACACCGCGCAAGAGGGTGCGTCCAAGGACAGTTCGGTCGAAGTTTCCCTCAGCAGGACTTCCCGCTATCTGACGGATCTGCTGCGCGTGGGCGACAAGGCGGAGCGTCCGGCCAAAGCGCTCAATCTGGATGCGTCGCAGGATTCACCTCCGCATCTGGCCCAGGCGATGCGCAAGGATGTGCAAAAAAGCGGTCTGTTTTACGAGTCGCACCTGAAAGCCTGGAACGAGGGTCGCATGCCCCTCGAGGATTTGCGTCAGGAGCCGCAGGCCACGCTGACGAAAGCATTGGCCGATCCCCGGCATCCGGCGGGAGCCGAAGCGCGCGCCGAATTGGGCAAGCTGGTTCAGCAGCAGCTGATGACTCAGGAAACCCAGCAATTGCCGCTTCAGGGGCTGGCCTGGCCTGGGCAGCCCGTGTCCGTGTTGATCGAGCAGGACAAGACCGATGACCGCGAAGGTGGGCACGGCAATCCCGAAGACCAGGCATGGACCACCAGCCTGTCGTTATCCTTGCCGGCCATGGGCGGGCTTGACGCGCGGTTGCGCCTGGTGGGCGGCTCGGTGCAGGTGACTTTCCTGACCGACTCGGAACGGGCCGGCGAGTTGATCCGGGAACACGGCCGTCGCCTGGAAGAAGGCCTGGAGCTTGCCGGTATCCAGCTGGCGACCTTGGTGGTGAAGCATGAAGCGCCGCAATCCTGA
- a CDS encoding EscU/YscU/HrcU family type III secretion system export apparatus switch protein, whose product MKRRNPDDARRSAVAVSYRDGARAPSVVAKGYGEMAERIIERAREAGVFVHDSPELVSLLMQVDLDQQIPPELYRAVAEVLAFVYFLESRASAGSASSPSLPKQIVDAVLPDGA is encoded by the coding sequence ATGAAGCGCCGCAATCCTGACGATGCCCGGCGATCTGCGGTCGCCGTATCGTATCGCGATGGCGCGCGAGCGCCGAGCGTGGTGGCGAAGGGGTATGGCGAGATGGCCGAGCGGATTATCGAGCGCGCCCGCGAAGCCGGTGTCTTTGTTCATGACTCCCCGGAACTGGTTTCCTTGCTGATGCAGGTCGACCTTGACCAGCAAATCCCCCCCGAACTTTACCGGGCGGTCGCCGAAGTGCTGGCTTTTGTCTATTTTCTGGAGTCGCGCGCCAGCGCTGGTTCCGCGAGCTCACCATCCTTGCCGAAGCAAATTGTCGATGCGGTCCTGCCCGATGGCGCCTGA
- a CDS encoding glycosyltransferase, with translation MRLWKILILANQGNDYLCTMASSLQSGFVRNGTDCKTFFDPSASAIEKKIADLSPDVVMEFNGSRGQSSANIPSEIVHIAWIQDARTEKTLHYLDPAFGGSDIVYTLLDPEYFGLEPARHPDAVWRVLHSGVDTDMFCFKAVEPAADTASICGYIPKPFHRGGGPWDEPLFTVNQRQVAFSDLLRRLYEVEKVSSSEHGYVPIHTFITDQINTALNIRIDNKTMVDIFQDHPYLVFLDTEIPRIRDRILMADAAVQAGLSLGIYGPNTWKSWPEFAQYYKGYAHWRTDLAAIYRETRFNLHNGAFGMHSRVLECMGAGGAILVNRNKIEDPRNRIGHFFKDGEHYIEYETESLAETLREWIAKPGELAQLRENAALAIRAGHQWHHRSAQILSDLEQLAARRAQKPETVPTSQAH, from the coding sequence ATGAGACTCTGGAAAATCCTGATTCTGGCGAATCAAGGTAACGACTATCTGTGCACCATGGCCAGTTCATTGCAAAGCGGATTTGTCCGGAACGGCACCGATTGCAAGACTTTTTTCGATCCTTCGGCCTCCGCGATCGAGAAGAAAATCGCCGATCTTTCCCCTGACGTGGTGATGGAGTTCAATGGTTCGCGTGGGCAGTCCTCCGCAAACATTCCCTCGGAAATCGTGCATATCGCCTGGATCCAGGATGCCAGGACGGAGAAGACGCTGCACTATCTGGATCCGGCATTCGGTGGAAGCGATATCGTTTATACCTTGCTGGATCCGGAATACTTCGGCCTGGAGCCGGCCCGGCATCCCGACGCGGTATGGCGTGTGCTGCATTCCGGTGTGGATACCGACATGTTTTGCTTCAAGGCGGTCGAGCCCGCGGCAGATACGGCAAGCATTTGCGGCTATATTCCCAAACCATTTCATCGTGGAGGCGGTCCTTGGGATGAACCCCTGTTCACCGTGAATCAACGGCAAGTTGCCTTCAGCGACCTTTTGAGGCGGCTGTACGAGGTGGAGAAGGTCTCGTCATCGGAGCATGGCTATGTTCCGATTCATACGTTCATTACCGATCAGATCAATACGGCGCTCAATATCCGCATCGATAACAAAACGATGGTCGACATTTTCCAGGACCACCCATATCTGGTGTTTCTGGATACCGAAATTCCGCGCATCCGGGATCGTATCCTGATGGCAGACGCCGCCGTGCAAGCTGGACTTTCCTTGGGTATTTACGGACCCAATACATGGAAATCATGGCCCGAGTTTGCCCAATATTACAAAGGCTATGCGCACTGGCGTACCGATCTTGCTGCGATTTACCGTGAGACGCGGTTCAATCTGCACAATGGAGCCTTCGGCATGCACTCGCGGGTGCTTGAATGCATGGGGGCCGGTGGAGCGATTCTGGTCAATCGCAACAAGATCGAAGATCCGCGTAACCGGATCGGCCATTTTTTCAAAGATGGTGAGCATTACATTGAATATGAGACCGAGTCGCTGGCGGAGACCCTGCGCGAATGGATAGCCAAACCCGGGGAGCTCGCCCAGTTGCGCGAAAATGCCGCTCTGGCCATCAGGGCTGGCCACCAGTGGCATCATCGCTCCGCCCAGATCCTCTCCGATCTCGAGCAGCTTGCCGCGCGCCGCGCGCAGAAGCCGGAGACGGTTCCCACGTCACAGGCGCATTGA
- a CDS encoding NAD(P)-dependent oxidoreductase, translated as MKVGYIGLGIMGRPCALNLIKAGFAVGVWARNEASLVPLREAGASVYDSPAALAAGVDVLITNLSDTPDVKEVLLGDQGAVHGAHPGLVCVDMSTISPIGARDIAAELAGHAVAFLDCPVSGGEVGAINGTLTIMVGGNAEALERVRPALDAMGSTITRIGDSGAGQVAKACNQIAVGVGVAMVAEIMQLARAAGVDPVPVREALLGGFAASRVLEVHGQRMIDDNYAPGFKAALHLKDMGIVMDTARQLGIHLPQSERVAELIAALVARGEGGLDSSAIARLIWAENGAADD; from the coding sequence ATGAAAGTCGGTTATATCGGCCTGGGCATCATGGGGCGTCCTTGCGCGCTCAATCTGATCAAGGCGGGTTTTGCTGTCGGGGTGTGGGCGCGTAACGAGGCATCGCTTGTTCCATTGCGCGAGGCGGGGGCCAGTGTCTATGATTCGCCGGCGGCGCTGGCCGCCGGGGTTGATGTTCTGATTACCAACCTGTCCGATACCCCCGATGTGAAAGAGGTGCTGCTTGGGGATCAGGGCGCGGTTCATGGCGCGCACCCCGGGCTGGTTTGCGTTGACATGAGCACCATCAGTCCGATCGGCGCCCGCGACATCGCGGCGGAGCTAGCCGGACATGCCGTCGCCTTTCTCGATTGTCCGGTGTCCGGCGGAGAGGTTGGCGCCATCAATGGCACGCTGACCATCATGGTCGGGGGGAACGCCGAGGCCCTGGAGCGTGTCCGCCCGGCTCTTGACGCCATGGGCTCGACCATTACCCGCATAGGCGATTCCGGCGCCGGACAAGTGGCCAAGGCGTGCAACCAGATCGCGGTCGGTGTCGGGGTCGCTATGGTCGCCGAGATCATGCAACTGGCGCGTGCAGCCGGTGTGGATCCGGTGCCGGTGCGCGAGGCGTTGCTGGGTGGCTTTGCCGCCAGCCGGGTGCTGGAAGTGCACGGCCAGCGGATGATTGATGACAATTACGCTCCTGGGTTCAAGGCCGCTTTGCATCTCAAGGATATGGGCATCGTGATGGATACGGCACGGCAGCTGGGCATCCACCTGCCCCAGTCCGAACGTGTCGCGGAGCTGATTGCGGCGCTGGTGGCGCGCGGCGAGGGGGGGCTTGACTCATCGGCGATTGCCCGGCTGATCTGGGCCGAAAATGGAGCGGCCGATGATTGA
- a CDS encoding glycosyltransferase family 2 protein, with product MIDPLLPEEGFHLDMLLILNTYLDQVGSHPAEANSQLSRALGVDDSPIRERILLAFQLVASLRLPEAARVLKEVGLENPDWIPHVYPVLAMVFKYITSGPSVQELATFGIEPVMAFYRQYPDHPEAQRALIDMLLYFGRLESLSTVLAQADLNRFVAEVGDYQQLRYRLDNYRDRCRLSIVLVTWQRPEHLRHTLERLKAALWCDDVEIVIGVNDDWQATLDVITQFGIDKVRVNDRNGGINFYKEIFPLAEGEYLIEIDDDIEAFPHHFDKDIIEALQSDASLGYVGHWPQRYLLQVSGRQLPGLEPMHLMTPRLGKPFGIGPVSGACAGMRRKDFVRMNGFGRATLSSQSGEEMQIIRKLSLYGMVSGVFFDQGLEVRVVGE from the coding sequence ATGATTGACCCCCTGTTGCCCGAAGAGGGGTTTCATCTTGATATGCTCCTGATCCTGAACACGTATCTTGATCAGGTCGGTTCTCATCCAGCCGAAGCCAACTCACAACTGTCGCGCGCTCTCGGCGTGGACGACTCCCCAATTCGGGAGCGAATACTGCTGGCGTTTCAACTCGTGGCGAGTTTGCGTCTGCCGGAAGCCGCCCGTGTACTGAAAGAGGTGGGTCTGGAGAATCCTGACTGGATCCCCCATGTTTATCCGGTGCTGGCCATGGTGTTCAAATACATCACCAGCGGACCTTCCGTGCAGGAACTGGCAACGTTCGGTATCGAGCCTGTGATGGCCTTTTATCGCCAATATCCGGATCATCCGGAAGCCCAGCGCGCCCTGATTGACATGCTGTTGTATTTTGGCCGGCTGGAGAGTCTTTCCACGGTGCTGGCCCAGGCGGATCTCAACCGGTTTGTGGCGGAGGTCGGCGATTATCAGCAGTTGCGTTACCGTCTGGACAATTACCGTGATCGCTGCCGCTTGAGCATTGTGCTGGTGACCTGGCAACGACCGGAACATTTGCGCCATACCCTGGAACGCCTGAAAGCGGCGCTATGGTGCGACGATGTGGAAATCGTCATCGGCGTGAACGATGACTGGCAGGCCACGCTCGACGTCATCACGCAATTCGGCATCGACAAGGTGCGGGTCAATGACCGCAATGGCGGCATCAACTTCTACAAGGAGATTTTTCCGCTCGCGGAAGGAGAGTATCTCATTGAGATCGATGACGATATTGAAGCGTTTCCCCATCACTTCGACAAAGACATCATCGAAGCGCTGCAAAGCGATGCGTCATTGGGGTATGTCGGGCACTGGCCGCAACGTTATCTCCTGCAGGTAAGCGGACGGCAACTGCCGGGCCTGGAGCCGATGCATCTCATGACGCCGCGGCTTGGCAAGCCATTCGGCATTGGCCCCGTATCGGGGGCGTGTGCCGGCATGCGACGCAAGGATTTTGTGAGAATGAACGGGTTTGGCCGGGCGACATTGTCCAGCCAGTCGGGAGAGGAAATGCAGATCATCCGTAAACTGTCGCTGTACGGGATGGTGAGCGGAGTGTTTTTCGATCAGGGACTCGAGGTGCGTGTCGTCGGCGAATAA